A single genomic interval of Suncus etruscus isolate mSunEtr1 chromosome 12, mSunEtr1.pri.cur, whole genome shotgun sequence harbors:
- the RAD51AP2 gene encoding RAD51-associated protein 2, which produces MEDPETQPPSPKRLRLEERGAVPEGAWRLPLVPRLSEVEKVWESSPRRPLKELLLSANVLFGSGTEFSQGVSVSGAPWCDVGRRQESRDLKRRRSWRSLPSQSFQPPPKASRRFSEAEFSDSEVLGVHSTDRIEAEAGQLQPNAPMCKMQEAQDAKQCAPQDGDSSHKVTRSLKRTLSPLFDITFYKKTKPGPRDIKNRTLAHTTRVMTCKKEKNIPVLTPQISKSQNLLSARSDEPSCLRDGTPQRSPNFPADFNSKMSSVYLKEIAKKNDTKEAYVRDVPNVYWPQNRPDVKQKLQDAYKRVAIENTFPEYYESNPSSLSNQNTYVRKNELISVNYYNSSRLKPDIRYSGKKVTVIVENADWEDLTMGLLRYLSTFSLEKSHTLETRNYNSRYILTKPRENRILDNYGTKCQTMRKTEENVGLLQLLEVDSLGKGEYYSVKSMNTYGKQSKSLMIGMQCSQKALINYFWLNDKEENDSMLQLRYDAIQKGFHLSSIFESFITEIFCFYESISETQNNDILTWYENLTRKKHVGGQNLVMRNMNINRKHNILGIYLQTSFSEPLKIILKANIDSLLNKTDSSTITESNYKLRQAYIFKWIVHLKYPKNVMENQTVYLGRILMFSKLLEDTLKPMLEKMLFKSKNVFEESKGKSIYSSSMTMATTHFPIFESYERIPLSMNFDDVRGMFWTKEIAYSNKSCPEQLILVKNRSHIIRNTVESCVILDPQLIQSNHRCINEYFDEINTYNLDLDIKRKQKSNKLSNFTFKCTPDDILDIRQLVIPKNQDIKCRKHSNQAPIAQTLHLGNLRCENEGKEYDLTSKKEEKGTTASGLVLQNSKIGKEEKNYFFSMNDMFSVQPVLLMTEKVPERETNRYIVQSDVTDDNGFKSIFQDKKLANLKYFYSKKDCTESENDQLDFSIANKECFQDLTAKCLSTEALTTVKDFEMKSKFDLVLEELRVFHEISKGNEILSTAETKNDQENFFRKDNVEEVKMKTEKDLKMNTVNKICVSSLHCDNIVAASLNKRHQSLFKWKKIPKNDEQQVPKACFNPRTSEEELFYSTEEDGANHSAKRPALFANRLNEEKFHNSLKGDGANHSAKRPALFASELNEETFHDSLKGDGANHSAKRPALFASELNEETFHDSLKGGINFSNGISRVLPLKTCSRPIRIGLSRNAKLKQLHPYLK; this is translated from the exons ATGGAGGACCCCGAGACCCAACCACCGAGTCCTAAGCGGCTCCGTCTGGAAGAGCGGGGAGCAGTCCCCGAGGGGGCATGGCGGCTGCCTTTGGTACCCCGTTTGTCTGAGGTGGAAAAAGTCTGGGAATCGTCACCCCGTCGTCCCCTCAAGGAGCTTTTGCTTTCTGCCAACGTGCTTTTTGGTAGCGGGACAGAATTCAGTCAGGGGGTGTCAGTCAGTGGGGCGCCCTGGTGCGATGTGGGACGACGCCAGGAAAGCCGAGATCTGAAGAGGCGTCGAAGTTGGAGGTCTCTCCCCTCACAGAGCTTCCAGCCTCCTCCGAAAGCTTCCAGAAGGTTTTCTGAAGCAGAATTCAGCGACTCAGAGGTTTTGGGGGTACACAGCACTGATAGAATAGAAGCAGAAGCTGGCCAGCTTCAGCCTAACGCTCCCATGTGCAAAATGCAGGAGGCCCAAGACGCCAAACAATGTGCACCCCAAGATGGAGACAGTAGTCACAAGGTCACTCGTTCTCTGAAACGGACCCTGAGCCCACTTTTTGACATCACCTTTTATAAGAAAACTAAGCCAGGACCTAGAGACATTAAGAATAGAACTCTAGCCCACACCACCAGGGTTATGACATGCAAGAAGGAAAAGAACATTCCAGTCTTGACACCCCAAATATCAAAATCTCAAAACCTACTCAGCGCGAGAAGTGACGAACCCAGCTGTTTGAGAGATGGGACTCCACAACGGAGCCCCAATTTTCCAGCAGATTTCAATAGCAAGATGTCCTCTGTCTATTTAAAGGAAATTGCAAAGAAAAATGACACCAAGGAGGCATATGTTAGGGATGTCCCAAACGTTTATTGGCCCCAGAATAGACCTGATGTTAAGCAAAAGTTACAGGATGCTTACAAACGTGTGGCTATAGAAAATACTTTTCCTGAATATTATGAAAGTAACCCCTCGTCACTCAGCAACCAAAATACTTATGTGAGGAAAAATGAGTTGATTAGTGTAAATTATTACAACTCTAGTAGACTCAAGCCTGATATAAGATATTCTGGAAAGAAAGTTACTGTAATAGTAGAAAATGCAGATTGGGAAGATTTAACAATGGGTTTACTCCGTTACCTGTCTACCTTTAGTTTGGAAAAATCTCACACACTAGAAACTAGAAACTATAACTCTAGATATATTTTGACAAAACCCAGGGAAAATCGTATTCTGGATAATTATGGGACAAAATGTCAAACTAtgagaaaaactgaagaaaacgTTGGTTTATTGCAATTACTAGAAGTAGATTCTTTGGGTAAAGGAGAATATTATAGTGTAAAATCCATGAATACTTACGGAAAACAATCAAAGTCTCTCATGATAGGAATGCAGTGTAGTCAAAAagctttaataaattatttttggttaaatgacaaagaagaaaatgatagTATGCTACAGTTAAGATATGATGCTATACAAAAAGGTTTTCATTTAAGCAGCatttttgaaagttttattacagaaattttttgtttctatgaaAGTATTTCAGAAACTCAGAACAATGACATTTTAACCTGGTATGAAAATTTGACAAGGAAAAAGCACGTTGGTGGTCAAAATCTAGTAATGAGAAACATGAACATCAATAGGAAGCACAATATCTTAGGAATATATTTACAAACCAGTTTTTCAGAACCTCTAAAGATTATATTGAAAGCTAACATAGATTCTTTGCTCAATAAGACTGACTCTTCAACAATTACTGAAAGCAATTATAAATTAAGACAAGCATACATTTTCAAGTGGATAGTGCATTTAAAATATCCAAAAAACGTAATGGAAAATCAAACTGTATATCTAGGAAGGATTTTAATGTTTTCAAAACTCTTAGAAGATACTCTGAAACCTATGttagaaaaaatgttatttaaaagtaaaaatgtttttgagGAGTCTAAGGGAAAAAGCATTTATTCCTCCAGTATGACAATGGCAACTACACACTTTCCAATATTTGAATCATATGAAAGAATTCCTCTTTCAATGAACTTTGATGATGTGAGAGGAATGTTTTGGACAAAAGAAATTGCTTATAGCAATAAGAGTTGTCCTGAACAACTTATTCTTGTGAAAAATAGGAGTCACATCATTAGAAACACAGTTGAATCATGTGTTATACTTGATCCTCAACTCATACAGAGCAACCATAGGTGTATTAATGAATATTTTGatgaaataaatacatacaaCCTAGATTtagacataaaaagaaaacagaaatctaATAAGTTGAGTAACTTTACTTTTAAGTGCACACCTGATGATATCCTGGATATTAGGCAACTGGTCATACCAAAAAATCAGGACATAAAATGTAGAAAACATTCCAATCAGGCACCTATAGCACAGACTCTACATTTGGGGAACTTACGATgtgaaaatgaaggaaaagaataTGACTTAacatcaaaaaaagaagaaaaagggacaaCAGCAAGTGGTCTTGTTCTACAAAATAgtaagataggaaaggaagaaaaaaattattttttctcaatgaATGACATGTTTTCTGTGCAACCAGTTTTGTTAATGACTGAAAAAGTACCCGAGAGAGAAACTAATAGATATATTGTTCAAAGTGATGTAACTGATGACAAtggatttaaaagtatttttcaagACAAAAAGTTAgctaatttaaagtatttttattcaaagaaagaCTGTACAGAAAGCGAGAATGATCAACTTGATTTTAGTATAGCAAATAAAGAATGTTTTCAGGACTTAACTGCCAAGTGTTTATCAACAGAAGCTCTAACAACAGTCAAAGATTTTGAGATGAAGAGCAAATTTGATTTAGTACTTGAAGAACTTCGTGTATTTCATGAAATTAGTAAGGGAAATGAAATTCTAAGCACTGCAGAAACAAAGAATGATcaagaaaatttttttagaaaagataaTGTTGAGGAGGtaaaaatgaagacagaaaaagatttgaaaatgaatactgtCAACAAAATTTGTGTATCTTCTTTGCACTGCGATAATATAGTAGCAGCTTCTCTGAATAAAAGACATCAAAGtttatttaaatggaaaaagATACCTAAAAATGATGAGCAGCAAGTTCCTAAAGCATGTTTCAATCCAAGGACATCAGAAGAAGAATTATTCTATTCCACTGAGGAag atggTGCAAATCATTCAGCAAAAAGACCTGCTTTGTTTGCTAATAGGCTGAAtgaagaaaaatttcataactcaCTCAAAGGAG atggtgCAAATCATTCAGCAAAAAGACCTGCTTTGTTTGCTAGTGAGCTGAATGAAGAAACATTTCATGACTCACTCAAAGGAG atggtgCAAATCATTCAGCAAAAAGACCTGCTTTGTTTGCTAGTGAGCTGAATGAAGAAACATTTCATGACTCACTCAAAGGAG